A single Fodinibius saliphilus DNA region contains:
- a CDS encoding DinB family protein produces MALFTWEENTPAPNEYGEFYQRYIERVTESNVLQALINQGQKTYAFIQQLAPEEAGYCYEEGKWSVKEVIGHLIDTERIMAYRALSISRGEEQSLPGYDQDEYVKNANFDSRSIQSLSTEYDALRNANISLFNSFDKEQTLRKGTANGVTVSVRALVYIIAGHEQHHHNILKERYGFGSALEES; encoded by the coding sequence ATGGCCCTTTTCACATGGGAAGAAAATACTCCAGCACCCAATGAATATGGAGAATTCTATCAACGATATATAGAACGGGTTACCGAATCAAATGTACTACAAGCGCTCATTAATCAAGGACAAAAAACCTATGCTTTTATACAACAGCTAGCTCCGGAAGAGGCTGGCTATTGTTATGAAGAAGGCAAATGGAGTGTGAAAGAAGTCATTGGTCATCTTATCGATACCGAACGTATTATGGCGTACCGGGCGCTTAGCATTAGCCGGGGTGAAGAACAATCTCTTCCCGGCTATGACCAAGACGAATACGTTAAGAATGCCAACTTTGACAGTCGAAGCATTCAAAGTTTATCTACTGAATATGATGCGCTTCGGAATGCTAATATCAGTCTTTTCAACAGTTTTGATAAAGAACAAACGCTTCGAAAAGGAACTGCAAACGGAGTTACCGTATCAGTACGAGCTCTTGTCTATATCATAGCTGGTCATGAACAACACCACCACAATATCCTAAAAGAACGATATGGGTTTGGGTCAGCCTTAGAAGAGTCTTAG
- a CDS encoding UDP-2,3-diacylglucosamine diphosphatase gives MTNKRTVDIVVLSDLHLGTVGCHAIELTQYLNSIEPQTLVLNGDIFDIWNFKKYYWPESHMQVVKCFLSLMANGTDIYYLTGNHDEVIRKITSLQLGPLFVKDKLVLDLNGEKCWIFHGDIFDITMKQTRWIAKIGGKGYDMLILLNRAVNWLLKKMGRNKISLSKKIKDSVKKAVRFIDDFEVSAMDLAIQNGYDYVICGHIHQPKIRGYENEEGSVIYMNSGDWIENLTALEYNGKGWEMYRYAEDDFIDKEQSVSIPVRQRFKEVELIG, from the coding sequence ATGACTAACAAACGTACTGTAGATATTGTAGTGCTTTCAGACTTACACCTGGGTACCGTAGGATGTCATGCCATAGAATTAACCCAATATTTAAATTCCATTGAACCTCAAACTTTGGTACTTAACGGAGACATATTTGATATCTGGAATTTTAAAAAGTATTACTGGCCGGAATCACATATGCAGGTGGTAAAATGTTTTTTGAGCCTGATGGCTAATGGTACCGATATCTATTACTTAACGGGTAATCACGACGAAGTTATTCGCAAAATTACAAGTCTGCAGTTAGGTCCCCTGTTTGTTAAAGATAAGCTAGTACTGGATCTAAATGGTGAAAAGTGCTGGATTTTTCATGGTGATATTTTTGATATCACCATGAAGCAGACCCGATGGATTGCTAAAATCGGGGGCAAGGGATATGATATGCTTATCCTGTTAAACAGGGCGGTAAATTGGCTGCTTAAAAAGATGGGTAGAAATAAGATTTCTCTCTCCAAAAAGATCAAAGACAGTGTGAAAAAAGCGGTACGGTTTATAGATGATTTTGAAGTTTCCGCGATGGATTTGGCCATACAAAATGGATACGATTACGTGATATGCGGACATATTCACCAACCTAAAATAAGAGGATATGAAAATGAAGAGGGGTCGGTTATTTATATGAATTCCGGGGATTGGATCGAGAACCTGACCGCTCTCGAATATAATGGCAAAGGGTGGGAGATGTATAGGTATGCCGAAGATGACTTTATTGATAAAGAGCAGTCGGTAAGCATTCCGGTACGACAACGCTTTAAAGAGGTAGAGCTGATAGGATGA
- a CDS encoding glycosyltransferase family protein has product MNILYGIQGTGHGHISRAREVLPELQKHAVVDVMVSGHNNQLSIKEDIKYQKYGISLSYDNNGGIAVLDTLRDFRPIRFLSDVQSVFVTDYDLVISDYEPVSAWAAKLEDVPSIGLSHQASFLSALTPRPPQKSLVAEVLFKHFSPVDYPIGFHFLQYDHFIEPPIIRSAIREVEQCAGNHVTVYLPAYHHKVLQEIFAPFTMVDWHIFSPYCEQYHRKGSTEVHPISHQQFLDSFASCRGVICNAGFETCSEAMYLGKKLLAVPIRNQYEQECNVAALKSIGVETVETLNNCEKELKQWLDQKKLLRLDAIADPKMIVEEIIKQADALTTKQSQNRSRSGLRLF; this is encoded by the coding sequence ATGAATATACTCTATGGCATTCAGGGTACGGGGCACGGACATATCAGCAGGGCGCGGGAGGTTCTCCCCGAACTGCAAAAGCATGCAGTGGTGGATGTAATGGTCAGCGGACATAACAATCAGTTGTCTATAAAAGAGGATATTAAATATCAGAAGTATGGGATAAGTCTTTCGTATGATAATAACGGGGGAATTGCGGTATTGGATACTCTTCGTGATTTTCGGCCGATCCGGTTTCTTAGTGATGTACAGTCAGTATTTGTCACGGATTATGATTTAGTAATAAGTGATTATGAACCGGTATCGGCTTGGGCGGCCAAGTTGGAAGATGTACCTTCAATTGGCTTGAGTCATCAAGCTTCTTTTCTATCTGCTTTAACGCCGCGGCCTCCCCAAAAATCATTGGTTGCAGAAGTACTATTCAAGCATTTTTCTCCAGTAGATTACCCTATAGGATTTCATTTTCTGCAATATGATCACTTTATAGAGCCTCCAATTATTCGTTCAGCTATTCGGGAGGTCGAACAGTGTGCCGGGAATCATGTGACGGTGTATCTTCCCGCGTATCATCACAAAGTATTGCAAGAGATATTTGCTCCTTTTACCATGGTTGATTGGCATATTTTTTCACCCTATTGCGAACAGTACCATCGGAAAGGTAGTACTGAGGTTCATCCCATTAGCCATCAACAATTTCTAGATAGTTTTGCCTCTTGCAGGGGCGTTATCTGTAATGCAGGATTTGAAACCTGTTCTGAAGCAATGTACCTGGGAAAAAAACTATTGGCTGTGCCTATCCGAAATCAGTATGAGCAAGAATGCAATGTTGCTGCCTTGAAAAGTATAGGAGTTGAAACTGTTGAAACATTAAATAACTGCGAAAAAGAGCTAAAGCAATGGTTGGACCAAAAAAAACTATTAAGATTGGATGCTATCGCTGATCCTAAAATGATAGTTGAAGAGATTATAAAACAAGCTGATGCCCTTACGACTAAACAATCCCAAAATCGTAGTCGATCTGGGCTAAGACTCTTCTAA
- the gcvP gene encoding aminomethyl-transferring glycine dehydrogenase, protein MSINFDKERFLHRHIGPDEEQKSEMLSAIKASSLEQLMDETIPEGIRLSEGLGLDEPMSEFRFLEDFKKLAAKNEVYESFIGMGYHDTLTPNVILRNVLENPGWYTAYTPYQAEIAQGRLEALINFQTLVSDLTGRELANASLLDEGTAAAEGMSMLYSTRRGAKRKKAETFFVSEKCHPQTIEVVEGRAEPLGIEVIVGDHSELDVTDEELFGILLQYPATDGSVEDYTSLIEAAHESGVKAIVAADLLSLTLLTPPGEMGADVVVGSTQRFGVPMGYGGPHAAYFATREKYKRKIPGRIIGVSQDTEENPVYRMALQTREQHIRREKATSNICTAQVLLAVIAGFYAVYHGPKGLRRIAERIHGLAKIADKGLQELGFNVKTDCYFDTLKVALDSQDQKEELRKVALDQEFNLRYFDEAAVGIAFDEVKDLDHVKQLLDIFAVVQGIENSVDVAAHSKSVEVNYTERLSRTSNYLEHPVFNLYHSEHEMLRYLKKLENKDLSLVHSMISLGSCTMKLNATAEMIPLTWAEFGKIHPFAPAEQAQGYHELFEKFEDQLKAITGFPAVSLQPNSGAQGEFSGLMTIRAYHKHHGDEHRNVTIVPDSAHGTNPASAVMAGMEVVVTKCDEHGNIDLDDLREKVEANKENLAALMVTYPSTHGVFEEDIKEICQVIHDNGGLVYMDGANMNAQVGLTSPAEVGADVCHLNLHKTFCIPHGGGGPGMGPIAATDELGPFLPGNAVIETGGEHGIPAISAAPWGSASILTISYAYIKMMGAEGLTEATKYAILNANYLKEQLKSHYPILYTGKNGRTAHEFIVDLRPFKQSANIGSIDLAKRLMDYGFHAPTMSFPVPGTLMVEPTESESKEELDRFCEAMIAIREEIREIEEEQADSEDNVLKNAPHTMRVAMAEDWDHPYSRDKAIFPLDFLRFDKFWPAVSRVDDAYGDRNLMCSCVPMDAYAEGQEPEAVE, encoded by the coding sequence ATGAGCATCAATTTTGATAAGGAACGCTTTTTACACCGCCATATAGGACCCGACGAAGAGCAGAAAAGCGAGATGCTTTCTGCTATCAAAGCTTCGTCACTGGAACAACTGATGGATGAAACAATACCTGAAGGAATAAGACTTAGTGAAGGGCTCGGGCTTGATGAGCCGATGAGTGAGTTTCGATTCCTGGAAGATTTTAAGAAATTAGCGGCAAAGAATGAGGTTTATGAGTCGTTTATTGGGATGGGGTACCATGATACCTTAACGCCTAATGTTATTTTACGCAATGTGCTTGAAAATCCCGGTTGGTACACGGCTTATACTCCGTATCAGGCTGAGATTGCACAAGGTCGGTTAGAAGCACTGATCAATTTCCAAACGTTGGTTTCAGATCTAACTGGACGTGAACTTGCCAATGCATCGTTGCTGGATGAAGGAACAGCTGCCGCTGAAGGGATGTCAATGCTCTATTCTACACGACGGGGAGCAAAGAGAAAGAAAGCGGAGACGTTTTTTGTATCCGAAAAATGTCACCCCCAAACAATAGAAGTAGTAGAGGGGCGTGCAGAACCGCTGGGTATTGAAGTTATTGTTGGAGACCATAGCGAGCTGGATGTTACAGATGAAGAACTGTTTGGCATATTATTACAATATCCGGCTACTGACGGTTCGGTGGAGGATTATACCAGTCTCATTGAAGCAGCACACGAAAGTGGAGTAAAGGCGATAGTTGCCGCAGACTTATTGAGTTTGACTCTCTTAACCCCTCCCGGAGAAATGGGGGCCGATGTTGTTGTGGGTTCTACTCAACGTTTTGGGGTCCCGATGGGATATGGCGGACCACATGCAGCTTATTTTGCTACAAGAGAAAAGTATAAGCGTAAGATTCCGGGGCGGATAATTGGTGTTTCTCAGGATACGGAAGAAAATCCCGTGTATCGTATGGCATTACAAACCCGGGAACAGCACATTCGCAGAGAAAAAGCAACGTCAAACATCTGTACAGCCCAGGTACTTCTGGCTGTTATTGCAGGATTTTACGCAGTTTATCATGGGCCTAAAGGATTACGACGGATTGCAGAGCGTATTCACGGTTTAGCAAAAATTGCTGATAAGGGATTACAAGAGCTTGGTTTTAATGTAAAGACTGACTGTTACTTTGATACTTTAAAAGTAGCACTGGATAGCCAAGACCAGAAAGAGGAACTTCGGAAGGTTGCTTTGGACCAAGAATTTAATCTCCGATATTTTGATGAAGCGGCAGTCGGTATTGCTTTTGATGAAGTGAAGGATCTGGATCATGTGAAGCAGCTGCTCGATATTTTTGCTGTGGTACAAGGAATCGAAAATAGTGTTGATGTTGCTGCGCATTCCAAATCGGTTGAAGTCAATTACACGGAAAGGCTGTCTCGTACATCTAACTATCTGGAACACCCGGTCTTTAATTTATACCACTCTGAGCATGAGATGCTACGATACCTCAAGAAGCTGGAGAATAAAGATCTTTCTTTGGTGCATTCCATGATCTCGCTGGGCTCTTGTACGATGAAACTCAATGCTACAGCAGAGATGATTCCGCTGACTTGGGCTGAATTCGGCAAAATCCATCCCTTTGCACCCGCAGAGCAGGCTCAAGGATATCACGAACTATTTGAAAAGTTTGAGGACCAGCTTAAGGCGATAACGGGATTTCCCGCTGTTTCGCTGCAACCCAACTCCGGTGCGCAGGGTGAGTTTTCTGGCTTGATGACTATTCGAGCTTATCACAAGCATCATGGCGACGAGCATCGCAATGTCACTATAGTCCCTGATTCGGCTCATGGTACGAATCCTGCAAGTGCTGTTATGGCTGGGATGGAAGTGGTAGTTACCAAGTGTGATGAACATGGCAATATTGATCTCGATGACCTTCGCGAAAAGGTGGAAGCGAATAAAGAAAATCTCGCTGCACTGATGGTTACATATCCATCAACGCATGGGGTATTTGAAGAAGATATAAAAGAGATCTGCCAGGTTATCCATGATAATGGTGGATTAGTTTACATGGATGGAGCCAATATGAATGCCCAGGTAGGGCTTACCAGTCCTGCAGAAGTTGGGGCTGATGTGTGTCACCTCAACCTCCACAAAACATTTTGTATTCCCCACGGCGGTGGTGGCCCGGGGATGGGACCTATAGCTGCTACCGATGAGTTGGGGCCTTTCTTGCCCGGCAATGCTGTCATCGAAACCGGCGGCGAGCATGGTATTCCTGCTATTTCAGCAGCCCCGTGGGGGAGTGCTAGCATTCTTACCATTTCATATGCATATATTAAGATGATGGGGGCCGAGGGATTAACTGAGGCGACAAAATATGCGATATTAAATGCGAACTACCTTAAAGAGCAGCTGAAAAGTCACTACCCGATCTTGTATACAGGTAAAAATGGGCGAACAGCACATGAATTTATCGTGGATCTGCGTCCATTTAAACAGTCTGCCAATATTGGTTCTATTGATTTGGCCAAACGGCTAATGGATTATGGTTTCCATGCCCCAACGATGTCGTTCCCGGTGCCGGGTACACTGATGGTTGAACCAACGGAAAGCGAATCCAAGGAAGAGCTTGACCGTTTCTGTGAAGCGATGATTGCGATACGAGAAGAAATTCGGGAGATCGAAGAAGAGCAGGCGGACTCCGAGGATAACGTACTTAAGAATGCTCCCCATACGATGCGGGTAGCAATGGCCGAAGATTGGGATCATCCCTACAGTCGCGACAAAGCAATATTCCCGCTCGACTTCCTACGGTTCGATAAGTTTTGGCCGGCGGTTAGCCGTGTGGATGATGCTTATGGTGATCGTAACCTTATGTGCAGTTGTGTTCCGATGGATGCTTATGCCGAAGGACAAGAGCCGGAGGCAGTGGAATAA
- the tnpA gene encoding IS200/IS605 family transposase produces MSNTYSQIYIHLVFSTKYRAPSLKQDFEHQLQSYIRDHAEDQELKILAIGGTQTHLHILLTMPPKFPVSKAAQIIKGSSSRWLNKYHFDKEKFRWQKGYGAFSINKSLLPTTINYIKRQKEHHSEITYKDEFAAFLDKHEIDYDNRKLFPSPPEDEAPG; encoded by the coding sequence ATGAGCAATACTTATTCACAAATTTATATTCATCTTGTTTTCAGCACAAAATATCGAGCACCAAGCCTGAAACAAGATTTCGAGCATCAACTCCAATCTTATATCCGAGATCATGCTGAAGATCAGGAACTAAAAATATTAGCCATTGGTGGTACTCAAACTCACCTGCATATTTTATTAACTATGCCACCTAAATTTCCGGTCAGTAAAGCAGCTCAAATTATCAAAGGTAGTTCCTCAAGATGGCTCAACAAGTATCATTTTGATAAAGAAAAGTTCCGGTGGCAGAAAGGATATGGTGCTTTTAGCATTAACAAATCGCTGCTTCCGACCACCATCAATTATATCAAAAGGCAGAAAGAACACCATTCAGAAATAACATATAAAGATGAATTCGCAGCTTTTTTAGATAAGCATGAGATTGATTATGATAATAGAAAGCTGTTCCCCTCTCCGCCTGAAGATGAAGCACCAGGCTAA
- a CDS encoding OsmC family protein codes for MATDSNKKKIVHAHLPKDEEFTTTLTAGSHELLGDEPTSVEGGKDKGPDPYDYLLMSLGTCTVMTVKMYANRKGWKVDDMYMELRHNKRHNEDCENCDDPNSKIDVIEKELIIEGDLSEKQLDRMLDISKKCPVHRTLMGDMKIKSFISRK; via the coding sequence ATGGCAACTGATTCCAACAAGAAAAAAATTGTGCATGCACACTTACCCAAAGATGAAGAGTTTACTACTACCTTAACTGCCGGCAGTCACGAGCTTTTGGGCGATGAACCTACCTCTGTTGAAGGCGGAAAGGACAAGGGGCCTGACCCATATGATTATTTACTGATGTCTCTGGGAACCTGCACCGTTATGACGGTAAAAATGTATGCCAACAGAAAGGGTTGGAAAGTTGATGATATGTATATGGAACTTCGCCACAATAAACGGCACAATGAGGACTGTGAAAACTGTGATGACCCTAATAGTAAGATAGATGTTATTGAAAAGGAACTTATTATCGAGGGCGACCTCAGTGAGAAACAACTCGATCGTATGCTGGATATCTCAAAAAAGTGTCCGGTACATCGTACATTAATGGGCGACATGAAAATTAAGAGTTTTATAAGCCGAAAATAA
- a CDS encoding M16 family metallopeptidase has product MLRRILPVLSMLVLFVGFSIQPANAQSLDKFENKVTEFTLDNGLTFIIIERPVAPVVSFATYVNVGGANEPVGHTGMAHIFEHMAFKGTHTVGTNNWKAEKKVLKKLDNTYQEWLAEKYQPKADTVKMNKLWDKFKQLQEKAGEYVVNNEFSQIVDRNGGTGMNATTSQDRTNYFYSLPENRMELWFSLESDRFKNPVFREFYKEKEVVREERRMRTESQPIGKLFEEFAAVAFTAHPYGRPTVGWNSDITATTMEDAQEFYNTYYVPNNITFAIAGDVKAEEAKKLAKEYFGDMKSGPEPPPVYTKEPEQRGERRFTIKGQSQPFFIMGYHTVSQEHPDFQALQLLGSILSGGRTSKLYKRMVVEEKTALQISAFNGYPGAKYETLFATLAIPNQGVGVDTMETTILDEIEKVKQGEVSQEALDRARTNARANLIRSLDSNSGLASSLASAESLRGDWRKVFTDLEKLQNVTVDDIQRVAKEYLTKDNRTVGAIVTKSEKEKEVADASK; this is encoded by the coding sequence ATGCTACGACGTATTTTACCAGTGCTCTCAATGCTCGTGCTTTTCGTCGGTTTTTCAATACAACCAGCAAATGCACAATCGTTAGACAAATTTGAAAATAAAGTAACAGAATTTACCCTCGATAACGGCCTAACATTTATCATCATTGAACGCCCGGTAGCTCCCGTGGTTAGTTTTGCCACCTACGTTAATGTAGGCGGAGCCAACGAGCCCGTCGGCCATACCGGTATGGCCCATATTTTCGAACATATGGCTTTTAAAGGTACTCACACCGTGGGCACTAACAATTGGAAAGCTGAAAAGAAAGTGCTGAAAAAGCTTGACAATACCTATCAAGAATGGCTGGCTGAAAAGTATCAACCTAAAGCCGATACGGTCAAAATGAACAAGCTTTGGGACAAGTTTAAGCAGCTGCAGGAAAAGGCCGGTGAATACGTGGTCAATAACGAATTTTCACAGATCGTAGATCGCAACGGCGGTACGGGAATGAATGCCACTACCAGCCAAGATCGTACTAATTATTTTTACAGCCTTCCTGAAAATCGTATGGAATTGTGGTTCAGTCTAGAATCAGACCGTTTTAAAAACCCGGTGTTTAGAGAGTTCTATAAGGAAAAAGAGGTTGTACGTGAGGAGCGCCGGATGCGCACTGAATCTCAGCCCATTGGTAAATTGTTTGAAGAGTTTGCTGCTGTAGCATTTACTGCTCATCCTTATGGTCGTCCAACCGTGGGTTGGAACTCCGATATCACAGCAACCACCATGGAAGATGCCCAAGAGTTTTATAACACTTATTATGTTCCTAACAATATCACTTTTGCCATAGCAGGCGATGTAAAAGCAGAAGAAGCAAAAAAGCTTGCAAAAGAATACTTTGGTGATATGAAATCGGGTCCCGAACCACCACCAGTTTATACTAAAGAACCCGAACAACGAGGAGAACGTCGTTTCACTATCAAAGGCCAGTCACAGCCGTTCTTTATTATGGGATACCACACTGTTTCCCAAGAGCATCCTGACTTCCAGGCCTTACAACTCTTAGGAAGCATATTATCAGGTGGACGTACTTCAAAACTATATAAAAGAATGGTGGTTGAAGAAAAAACGGCCCTCCAGATTAGTGCTTTCAATGGATATCCGGGTGCAAAATATGAAACGCTTTTTGCCACTTTGGCCATCCCCAATCAAGGTGTTGGAGTAGATACTATGGAAACAACTATTCTCGATGAGATTGAGAAAGTCAAACAGGGAGAAGTCTCACAAGAAGCACTGGATCGGGCCCGTACCAATGCCCGAGCTAATTTAATTCGCAGTCTTGACTCAAACTCTGGCCTTGCTTCCTCTTTAGCTTCCGCAGAATCATTGAGAGGCGATTGGCGTAAAGTATTCACTGATCTAGAAAAGCTTCAGAATGTAACAGTAGACGATATTCAACGGGTAGCTAAAGAGTATTTAACGAAAGACAACCGTACTGTTGGAGCCATCGTTACTAAATCTGAAAAGGAAAAAGAAGTGGCTGATGCCAGTAAGTAA
- a CDS encoding M16 family metallopeptidase, giving the protein MKKLSILMLLVAFITSCTGSQQTAETPSSDISASQELSAHEKLEFPELGNFEKPQVETFTTDNGIKFFLVQDNELPLINVNARIKTGGVQVPNKKAGLASVTGSVIRSGGTNNIPADSLNALLENKAASIETGMGFSSGSASMDVLKKDFEMLLPVFIEVLTNPAFPKDKIELTKKQQKSGISRRNDNSRQIASREFKRLIYGKNSVYGRNNEYATINNISREDIVKFHKSNFVAENMMVGVVGDFDASEMKQKLRNAFREIPAGNENELTFPEVNYEAKSSINFINKSDVNQSFVLMGHLGGLRDNPDYPKIQVMNRVLSGGFSGRLMQKVRTELGLAYAVFGQYGMNSFYPGVFFAGVQTKSSTTSEAIDAIIKQIERLQEEPITQQELQDTKDQILNSSVFEYDSYEEVLRKQMSYEYRGLAENAFEQYIEGVKNTTIEDVQQVAQEYLNPEKLEILVVGNKDEIGNQLQKYGDVNKIDISIPEPGSEQKVVDGDAQKGKQLLNKMANAVIKTDTKLNTLTLTGEVTMRGQKLPTQLTINFPDAIKQTIEGPMGKIKFDYKDGSGTMTMGGRERSLPPQSAKNFKSTLNRSFLSIAMNAREVDPQFIETEEIEGISYNKINVSVDGSNVVLLIDPKDYYPDIIRYKQFNPRAGKQVNVETQNSNWKIVDGVAYPHKQVTKQSGKTASDVTYESHTVNQ; this is encoded by the coding sequence ATGAAGAAACTAAGTATATTAATGTTGCTGGTTGCATTTATTACTTCTTGCACCGGCTCCCAACAAACTGCTGAAACACCGTCAAGTGATATTTCTGCTTCTCAAGAGCTCAGTGCTCACGAAAAGCTTGAATTCCCTGAGTTAGGTAATTTTGAGAAGCCTCAAGTAGAAACCTTTACTACTGATAACGGCATTAAATTCTTTTTGGTGCAGGATAATGAACTCCCACTTATAAATGTTAATGCGAGAATTAAAACGGGGGGCGTGCAGGTTCCTAATAAAAAAGCAGGACTTGCATCAGTTACCGGTTCTGTAATACGATCCGGGGGAACTAATAATATCCCTGCTGACTCTCTAAACGCATTGCTTGAAAACAAAGCTGCCAGCATTGAAACTGGTATGGGGTTTTCATCTGGCAGTGCCAGTATGGATGTACTCAAAAAAGACTTTGAAATGTTACTTCCGGTCTTTATTGAAGTGTTAACAAATCCTGCGTTTCCTAAAGACAAAATTGAACTCACTAAAAAGCAACAAAAGTCTGGAATATCACGTCGTAATGATAATTCACGGCAAATTGCATCCCGCGAATTTAAACGACTTATCTATGGCAAAAACTCTGTATATGGCCGAAATAATGAGTATGCTACTATCAATAATATCAGTCGTGAAGACATAGTAAAGTTTCACAAAAGCAATTTCGTGGCTGAAAATATGATGGTTGGCGTTGTGGGTGACTTTGACGCCTCTGAAATGAAGCAAAAGCTACGTAATGCATTTCGCGAAATACCTGCCGGCAATGAGAATGAGCTTACTTTCCCTGAGGTAAACTATGAAGCCAAAAGTTCTATCAATTTCATTAACAAATCTGACGTAAATCAGAGTTTCGTCTTAATGGGCCATTTAGGTGGACTACGGGACAATCCAGACTATCCGAAAATACAGGTGATGAACCGTGTTTTAAGTGGCGGATTTTCAGGGCGTTTGATGCAGAAAGTACGCACTGAACTGGGACTTGCTTATGCTGTATTTGGCCAATATGGAATGAATAGTTTTTATCCGGGAGTATTCTTTGCCGGCGTTCAAACAAAAAGCTCAACTACCTCAGAGGCTATTGATGCTATCATAAAACAGATTGAACGTTTACAAGAGGAACCTATTACCCAACAAGAACTGCAAGATACTAAGGACCAAATCTTAAATTCTTCGGTATTTGAGTATGACAGCTACGAGGAAGTACTGCGCAAGCAGATGTCCTACGAATACCGAGGACTGGCTGAAAATGCTTTTGAGCAGTACATTGAAGGTGTTAAAAACACAACTATCGAAGATGTACAACAAGTAGCCCAAGAGTATCTTAATCCTGAAAAACTAGAAATCCTTGTTGTGGGTAATAAGGATGAGATCGGTAACCAGCTACAAAAATATGGTGATGTCAATAAAATTGATATTTCTATTCCAGAACCGGGTAGCGAACAAAAAGTAGTAGATGGGGACGCTCAAAAAGGAAAACAGCTGCTCAACAAAATGGCAAATGCAGTTATCAAAACCGATACCAAACTCAACACCCTTACTCTTACCGGTGAGGTAACCATGCGAGGACAAAAGCTGCCTACCCAGCTTACTATCAACTTCCCCGACGCTATTAAACAAACAATTGAAGGTCCCATGGGTAAGATTAAGTTCGACTACAAAGATGGCTCTGGGACCATGACAATGGGCGGTCGTGAGCGGTCGCTTCCCCCACAATCCGCAAAAAATTTCAAAAGCACGCTCAACAGGAGCTTCCTATCTATTGCCATGAATGCGAGAGAGGTAGACCCTCAGTTTATAGAAACGGAAGAAATAGAGGGCATCTCATACAACAAAATCAATGTATCCGTAGATGGTTCAAATGTAGTTTTACTGATCGATCCTAAAGATTACTATCCCGATATTATTCGGTATAAGCAATTTAATCCCCGAGCTGGTAAACAGGTGAACGTAGAAACCCAAAATTCCAACTGGAAAATAGTAGACGGGGTGGCATATCCCCACAAGCAGGTAACTAAGCAAAGTGGAAAAACTGCTTCTGATGTGACTTATGAAAGTCACACGGTCAATCAGTAA